A genomic stretch from Telmatocola sphagniphila includes:
- a CDS encoding recombinase family protein, translated as MLAITRISTEHQDVRSLDEQALLIRQFMERSYSGPFNLEEIRSQGSGERLDRAEFLEAQERVRSRQFDVVCSEDLARICRRADAFRFAELCEDFGVRLITINDRLDTATDGWRDSAFLSTWHHERSNLETSQRIKRTLRGRFQTGGVVPCLIAGYRRVPGVEGEAGLQKIAEWEPIYDQWFRILEEGGSFAEVADWLNERHISVGPASRGTSWTGTMVGRITRNPLLKGIRQRNVRESRRINSTGQHRSVRADPSQLLVRNCPHLVFIAPDRFDRLMRRIDEINAMYRRQGTDGRDSREGLPRSRTPWPAQHAKCGICGRILYRTQSKSIPMLQCSGAQAYKCWNAVTVNANVAARKILEAILRKLRELPEFDSLLLQNIRQQLQASSEADHSRVPTLVSEIEDLRRRMRNLSLEVAENGGNETYRATLRELQGILDLKTEELSHRSAPPREVLFPTLRSLEHHLQNLLADPELDDPELARILHRFVNRLEFYPIQACNGGAIELRAHLEIRLDQLQLDSDLHQLPAEITTHSMEVDLFDYPAQIRIRSEALRLTAERWKQRDIARHLGTHQATVQRAISLERAMQNLGLSDPYIRLTQAPQNDSKIRRHLHPRYSFEPLAERTAA; from the coding sequence GTGCTGGCCATCACTCGGATCAGTACCGAACACCAGGACGTTCGTAGCCTGGATGAACAAGCCCTACTCATCAGACAGTTCATGGAGCGTTCCTACTCGGGTCCCTTCAACTTAGAAGAGATACGCTCTCAGGGAAGTGGCGAACGACTGGATAGAGCTGAATTTCTCGAAGCTCAAGAAAGAGTAAGGAGCAGACAATTTGATGTGGTTTGTTCCGAAGACCTCGCACGAATCTGCCGGCGTGCAGATGCCTTCCGGTTTGCCGAATTGTGCGAGGATTTTGGTGTCCGGCTCATAACCATAAACGATCGCCTGGACACGGCAACAGATGGCTGGCGAGACAGTGCCTTTCTGTCGACTTGGCACCACGAACGAAGCAATCTCGAAACATCCCAACGCATAAAGCGTACTTTACGGGGCAGATTTCAGACAGGTGGCGTTGTTCCGTGCCTCATCGCCGGATATCGTCGCGTGCCGGGTGTCGAGGGTGAAGCTGGCCTACAAAAAATAGCGGAATGGGAGCCTATTTATGATCAATGGTTTCGGATTTTGGAAGAAGGGGGCAGTTTTGCGGAAGTCGCTGACTGGTTGAATGAACGTCATATATCAGTCGGACCCGCATCCCGGGGAACTAGCTGGACCGGGACGATGGTGGGGAGAATAACCAGAAACCCTTTATTGAAAGGCATCCGGCAACGAAATGTCCGAGAGAGCCGTCGCATTAATTCAACGGGCCAGCATCGAAGTGTCCGTGCTGATCCCTCGCAGTTGCTGGTACGGAATTGCCCTCATCTAGTGTTCATCGCCCCAGATCGTTTTGATCGCTTGATGAGGCGAATCGACGAAATTAATGCAATGTATCGGCGTCAGGGCACCGATGGTCGTGATTCTCGTGAGGGGTTACCGCGTTCAAGGACACCCTGGCCAGCTCAACATGCAAAATGTGGAATCTGCGGGCGAATCCTCTATAGAACTCAAAGTAAATCGATTCCCATGCTGCAGTGCTCCGGCGCTCAAGCCTACAAATGCTGGAACGCTGTCACTGTAAACGCGAATGTTGCCGCCCGAAAAATTCTGGAAGCCATTCTCCGAAAACTTCGAGAACTTCCTGAATTCGACTCGCTACTTCTTCAAAATATTCGGCAACAGCTTCAGGCCAGCTCTGAGGCGGATCATTCGCGCGTTCCCACTCTGGTTTCTGAAATCGAAGACCTGCGACGGCGAATGCGCAATCTTTCACTGGAAGTTGCCGAGAACGGTGGGAATGAGACCTATCGGGCGACGCTCAGAGAATTACAAGGGATACTCGACCTAAAAACCGAGGAGCTTAGTCACCGTTCAGCACCCCCGCGGGAAGTTTTGTTCCCTACTTTAAGGTCGCTGGAACATCATTTGCAGAATCTTCTAGCTGACCCGGAACTTGATGACCCCGAGTTAGCCCGAATTCTTCACCGGTTCGTTAACAGATTGGAATTCTATCCTATTCAAGCTTGTAATGGTGGCGCGATAGAGTTACGAGCGCATCTTGAGATTCGATTGGATCAGTTGCAGCTCGATTCGGATCTGCATCAACTGCCCGCAGAAATTACCACGCACTCAATGGAAGTAGATCTGTTCGATTACCCGGCTCAAATCCGAATTCGATCTGAGGCTTTGCGCTTGACAGCGGAACGATGGAAGCAAAGAGATATAGCCAGGCATCTGGGTACTCACCAAGCCACAGTGCAACGGGCAATCAGCTTGGAGAGAGCCATGCAAAATCTGGGATTATCCGATCCCTATATTCGATTAACGCAAGCCCCACAAAACGACAGCAAGATAAGGCGGCACTTGCATCCGAGATATTCGTTTGAACCACTTGCAGAACGCACTGCGGCCTAG
- a CDS encoding AAA family ATPase — translation MKTLVPDCAALQAHFALLRSELASGLIERDEEIDLCLTALIAQEHLLLVSPPGCAKSLLLDSLLKATGGSKFSILLTKFTVPEEVFGPISIQGLKEDRFQRITTAKLPEADFAFVDEVFKASSAILNTLLKILNERTFDAGEGSLRKVPLKLCVAASNEWPAPESAQELAALFDRFTLRKSLSPIRSQSGRKKLLWNRDHTPKISVHLKPTDLEAARRYARELPWSITAQEAFETILKDLAKEGVQPGDRRQFKAVGIVQAYAFLQGAEQVEPEHLEVAAHVLWDDPREQPQKVAQVIARIANPIGMRLNQLLLEVEQVLSTTDVRKLPETAKAAAKLGEIDKQLSDLKSSDRVTRTRNYVREQLRQLKLASLEAI, via the coding sequence ATGAAAACCCTCGTTCCCGACTGCGCGGCCCTGCAGGCCCATTTCGCTTTGCTCCGTTCCGAACTGGCTTCCGGCCTGATCGAACGCGACGAAGAGATCGATCTCTGCCTCACCGCTCTGATCGCCCAAGAGCATCTGCTCTTGGTCTCGCCTCCGGGCTGTGCCAAATCGCTGCTGCTCGATTCCCTCCTGAAAGCCACCGGCGGCTCCAAGTTCTCGATCCTGCTCACCAAGTTCACCGTCCCCGAAGAGGTCTTTGGCCCTATCTCGATTCAGGGGCTCAAGGAAGACCGCTTCCAGAGGATCACCACCGCTAAACTGCCCGAAGCCGACTTCGCGTTCGTCGATGAAGTCTTCAAAGCTTCTTCAGCGATCCTGAATACCTTGTTGAAGATTCTCAATGAACGAACCTTCGATGCCGGCGAAGGTTCCTTGCGCAAAGTCCCCCTGAAGCTCTGCGTGGCGGCATCCAATGAATGGCCGGCCCCGGAGAGCGCTCAGGAACTGGCGGCCCTGTTCGATCGCTTCACTCTGCGCAAGAGTTTATCCCCGATTCGCTCGCAGTCGGGTCGGAAGAAATTGCTCTGGAATCGGGATCATACCCCGAAGATCTCGGTGCACCTGAAGCCGACCGATCTCGAAGCGGCCCGCCGCTATGCCCGGGAGTTACCCTGGTCGATCACGGCCCAGGAAGCTTTTGAGACGATTCTCAAAGATCTGGCCAAGGAAGGCGTTCAACCGGGGGATCGCCGCCAATTCAAAGCGGTCGGCATCGTCCAGGCTTATGCCTTCCTGCAAGGGGCTGAGCAGGTCGAACCGGAGCATCTGGAAGTGGCCGCCCATGTACTCTGGGACGATCCCCGGGAACAGCCCCAGAAGGTCGCCCAGGTGATTGCCCGAATCGCCAACCCCATCGGCATGCGGCTGAATCAGCTGCTTTTGGAAGTGGAACAGGTTCTGTCGACGACCGATGTCCGCAAGCTGCCCGAGACCGCCAAGGCGGCAGCCAAGCTCGGCGAAATCGACAAGCAACTCAGTGATTTAAAGTCCAGTGATCGGGTCACCCGGACCCGGAACTACGTGCGCGAACAGCTCCGTCAACTCAAACTCGCCTCCTTGGAGGCGATCTAA
- a CDS encoding endonuclease/exonuclease/phosphatase family protein, with the protein MTDSFGFKPSPQEHVMRIATYNLLKGGTKRTHWKEMIESHLVDLLLTQESARPDLHLTPDMFPDFQKQFVWEMSENKGWGSAIFSRDGRLEAIQVPGFSGWAVGAKITNATWQRDLCESIFVFSLHAPELMGGYAKAVNKFLDEVKMIAGQNEVIIGGDFNLTVSRWLSPEKKISKHDLAIQARLADEFALMNCWQEANPGQELHQTLRWTNNRETVYHCDGIFVPKSWKSRLQSCRVLSGEEWDRLSDHNPVVATFG; encoded by the coding sequence ATGACCGACTCTTTCGGCTTTAAACCGTCGCCGCAGGAACATGTCATGCGAATCGCCACTTACAATCTGCTCAAAGGAGGCACAAAACGGACTCATTGGAAAGAGATGATCGAAAGTCATCTTGTCGATCTTCTACTTACACAGGAATCCGCCAGGCCTGATCTGCACCTTACGCCGGATATGTTCCCTGACTTTCAGAAGCAATTCGTCTGGGAGATGTCTGAAAACAAAGGCTGGGGAAGTGCGATATTCTCTCGGGATGGAAGGCTGGAAGCCATACAGGTGCCAGGCTTCTCGGGCTGGGCGGTCGGGGCGAAAATCACGAATGCTACGTGGCAGCGGGATTTATGCGAATCGATCTTTGTGTTTAGCCTGCATGCTCCAGAGCTAATGGGCGGGTATGCAAAGGCCGTGAACAAATTTCTGGATGAAGTGAAAATGATCGCCGGTCAGAATGAGGTCATCATCGGAGGCGATTTCAACCTGACTGTAAGCCGTTGGTTGAGTCCGGAAAAAAAGATCAGCAAACATGATCTGGCTATCCAAGCCCGACTTGCCGATGAATTTGCATTGATGAACTGCTGGCAGGAGGCGAATCCCGGCCAGGAGCTCCATCAGACACTTCGTTGGACAAACAACCGGGAAACGGTTTACCACTGTGACGGGATCTTCGTTCCGAAAAGCTGGAAGTCTCGGCTGCAATCTTGCAGAGTGCTTTCGGGAGAAGAATGGGATCGACTAAGTGATCACAACCCGGTGGTGGCAACGTTTGGGTAA
- a CDS encoding tyrosine-type recombinase/integrase translates to MSNEFRIGKVRGYRRGKIWYLCYNEQGRRHRPRVGPDRNAARQLASQINSQLDVGAPAALSFESITIEKARQQWLEHHEQVSRSSINTIHRYRTATDHLLRFLDLKPVRTIAQFTPSHAAEFVAYLRSIRVSPNGHERTIKRPLLDGGLIYVLETCRTLFSYAKKRRYLSPYAENPFQVLNIDRIPIEEFRPIELFKPEEERVFLQQCDEWQFPIFLTLMLTGMRPGEMCHLLVPEDIDLEKGSLRIRNKPRLGWQIKTRNERDIPLVPELVEVLKLHVSRYPSGPLFRRSTWNSGPRNLVTASQAMIERELNLRMVREELRAKRALERIEKLRIARALWNEMGALQEDRLRIEFTHVTQAIGLSHQSAPKVLRHMFATTLQEGRVDPIIRNLLMGHSISSDRNSSHGLGMTAVYTHTQAGTIREQLTEAMQRREAIKVAREWLRIQATN, encoded by the coding sequence ATGTCGAATGAGTTCCGCATTGGTAAAGTTCGAGGGTATCGTCGCGGCAAAATTTGGTATCTCTGTTACAACGAACAAGGGCGACGGCACCGCCCTCGGGTAGGTCCCGACCGGAATGCCGCCCGCCAACTCGCTTCGCAAATCAACTCGCAGTTGGATGTCGGAGCACCCGCCGCGTTGAGCTTCGAAAGTATCACGATCGAAAAAGCCAGACAGCAATGGCTCGAACATCACGAACAGGTTTCCCGATCCTCGATCAATACGATCCATCGTTACCGCACTGCAACGGATCATTTGCTGAGATTCCTCGACCTAAAACCGGTGAGGACGATCGCCCAATTTACTCCATCTCACGCTGCGGAATTCGTCGCCTATCTACGTTCCATCCGCGTCTCACCGAATGGACATGAACGGACGATCAAGCGTCCACTTCTGGACGGCGGTTTGATTTACGTCCTGGAAACCTGCCGAACTCTTTTTAGCTACGCCAAAAAACGACGCTATTTGAGCCCCTATGCAGAAAATCCGTTTCAAGTGCTCAATATCGATCGAATTCCTATCGAAGAATTCCGACCGATTGAATTATTCAAACCGGAAGAAGAGCGAGTCTTTTTGCAGCAGTGCGACGAATGGCAATTTCCGATTTTTCTGACTCTTATGCTCACGGGTATGCGACCAGGAGAGATGTGCCACCTCTTGGTTCCGGAAGATATCGATCTCGAAAAAGGCAGCTTGAGAATTCGAAATAAGCCGCGGCTCGGTTGGCAGATCAAGACAAGGAACGAACGCGATATCCCACTGGTTCCGGAATTAGTGGAAGTGCTGAAATTGCATGTTTCCCGCTACCCTTCAGGTCCCCTGTTCCGGCGAAGCACTTGGAATTCAGGGCCGAGGAACTTGGTTACCGCTTCCCAAGCGATGATCGAAAGGGAACTAAACCTACGAATGGTGCGAGAAGAGCTGCGAGCTAAAAGGGCCTTGGAAAGAATAGAAAAGCTCAGAATCGCTCGAGCACTCTGGAACGAGATGGGGGCCCTTCAGGAAGATCGACTGCGTATTGAATTCACGCATGTGACACAGGCCATAGGCCTCAGTCACCAGTCCGCACCGAAAGTTCTTCGTCATATGTTCGCCACTACCCTGCAGGAAGGCCGCGTGGATCCGATCATCCGAAATCTCTTAATGGGGCACTCGATCTCTTCAGATCGCAATTCGAGTCACGGATTAGGGATGACGGCTGTGTATACGCATACCCAGGCCGGCACGATTCGGGAACAATTGACCGAAGCAATGCAGCGGCGCGAGGCGATCAAAGTGGCTAGGGAGTGGCTGAGAATCCAGGCAACAAATTAA